Part of the Denticeps clupeoides chromosome 3, fDenClu1.1, whole genome shotgun sequence genome, ATATAGTATATTAGATTTTATCGGAACtatgctggttaaaacccggttctgtggcgtatatagtttattagatgttattagaactctgctggttaaaacccggttctgtatcgtatatagtttattagatttcattagaactctgctggttaaaccCCGGTTCTGTGGCGTATATTGTTTATTAGATTTCGTttgaactctgctggttaaaccCCGGTTCTTTatcgtatatagtttattagatgttattagaactctgatGGTTAAAACACGGTTCTGTatcgtatatagtttattagatgtcATTAGAACTCTGTTGGTTAAAACCCAGTTCTGTAGCGTATATCGTTTATTAGATTTcgttagaactctgctggttaaaattGGTTCTGTAGTGTAaatagtttattagatgttattagaactctgctggttaaaacccggttctgtatcgtatatcgtttattagattttattagaactctgctggttaaaattGGTTCTGTAGTGTAaatagtttattagatgttattagaactctgctggttaaaacccggttctgtatcgtatatagtttattagatgttattagaactctgatggttaaaacccggttctgtatcgTATATCGTTTATTCGATTtcattagaactctgctggttaaaacccggttctgtagcgtatatagtttattagattTTATCGGAACtatgctggttaaaacccggttctgtggcgtatatagtttattagatgttattagaactctgctggttaaaacccggttctgtatcgtatatcgtttattagattttattagaactctgctggttaaaacccggttctgtagcGTATATCGTTTATTAGATTTcgttagaactctgctggttaaaattGGTTCTGTAGTGTAaatagtttattagatgttattagaactctgctggttaaaacccggttctgtatcgtatatagtttattagatgttattagaactctgatggttaaaacccggttctgtatcgTATATCGTTTATTCGATTtcattagaactctgctggttaaaacccggttctgtagcgtatatagtttattagattTTATCGGAACtatgctggttaaaacccggttctgtggcgtatatagtttattagatgttattagaactctgctggttaaaacccggttctgtatcgtatatcgtttattagattttattagaactctgctggttaaaacccggttctgtagcGTATATCGTTTATTAGATTTcgttagaactctgctggttaaaccCCGGTTCTTTatcgtatatagtttattagatgttattagaactctgatGGTTAAAACACGGTTCTGTAGCCTATttagtttattagatgttattagaactctgctggttaaaacacGGTTCTGTATCGTATATTATTTATTCGAttttattagaactctgctggttaaaacacGGTTCTGTAGCCTATttagtttattagatgttattagaactctgctggttaaaacccggttatgtatcgtatatagtttattagattttattagaactctgctggttaaaacccggttctgtagcGTATATTGTTTATTAGATTtgattagaactctgctggttaaaacccggttctgtatcgtatatagtttattagatgttattagaactctgctggttaaaacccggttatGTATCGTATATCGTTTATTAGATTTcgttagaactctgctggttaaaccCCGGTTCTTTatcgtatatagtttattagatgttattagaactctgatGGTTAAAACACGGTTCTGTAGCGTATATCGTTTATTAGATTTcgttagaactctgctggttaaaattGGTTCTGTAGTGTAaatagtttattagatgttattagaactctgctggttaaaacccggttctgtatcgtatatagtttattagatgttattagaactctgatggttaaaacccggttctgtatcgTATATCGTTTATTCGATTtcattagaactctgctggttaaaacccggttctgtagcgtatatagtttattagattTTATCGGAACtatgctggttaaaacccggttctgtggcgtatatagtttattagatgttattagaactctgctggttaaaacccggttctgtatcgtatatcgtttattagattttattagaactctgctggttaaaacccggttctgtagcGTATATCGTTTATTAGATTTcgttagaactctgctggttaaaccCCGGTTCTTTatcgtatatagtttattagatgttattagaactctgatGGTTAAAACACGGTTCTGTAGCCTATttagtttattagatgttattagaactctgctggttaaaacacGGTTCTGTATCGTATATTATTTATTCGAttttattagaactctgctggttaaaacacGGTTCTGTAGCCTATttagtttattagatgttattagaactctgctggttaaaacccggttatgtatcgtatatagtttattagattttattagaactctgctggttaaaacccggttctgtagcGTATATTGTTTATTAGATTtgattagaactctgctggttaaaacccggttctgtatcgtatatagtttattagatgttattagaactctgctggttaaaacccggttatGTATCGTATATCGTTTATTAGATTTcgttagaactctgctggttaaaccCCGGTTCTTTatcgtatatagtttattagatgttattagaactctgatGGTTAAAACACGGTTCTGTAGCCTATTTagtttattagattttattagaactctgctggttaaaacccggttctgtatcgTATATCGTTTATTAGATTTcgttagaactctgctggttaaattCTGGTTCCGTAGCGCTTGTCATGTATATCGTATTTCTTATGCGGGTTCTCCACCTCCTTATGCAGGTCTGACAGCTGCTATTTTCAGGTGGAGTGGCAGGGGTCAAAGGTGACTTTGAAGGCGAGTAACGGCAAGTACGTCCACGCCAGAAGAAACGGGCAGCTTTCCGCCAGCGTGGATCTGGCAGGTGGGTCTGTCGCCGTAGAACCAGTTGTGTTCCATGTTGACTGGAGTTCATGTCTGCTGGTGACGTTCTGGTTGGACAGTCTTGGCTGTAGGTTCCTGATCGATGGTTCTTCATCCATCCCAGGTGAGTCGGAACTGTTTGCGGTGAAGCTGATCAACAGGCCCCTGATGGTTCTGCGGGGGGAACACGGTTTCATCGGTTGTCGGAAGTCGGGCTCCGGAACACTGGACTCCAACCGCGCCGCCCCTGACGTTTTCAAGCTGGAACGCAGCGGCGACGCCTACAGCCTGAGAGgtgaggccccgcccccacatACCATACATCATACGGCACACAGCCCTGACCCCGCCTCCTCCTTTCCTCCCCTCAGACGGTGCTGGCAGGTATTGGCAGGTGAGCGGCGGCGCggtgagcagcagcagcgacgtTCCGGTTCCTTTCCAGCTGGAACTCTGTGACTGGAACCGACTCGCCATCAGAACGGAGGATGGTTTCTACCTGAGAGGAGACCAGACGGGGGCGCTAACGGCTGATACGCCCAACCGGGAGAGTGCCACGCTGTGGGagtattaacacacacatgcccacggcTTACGGAACCTGTGACTCGGAACGAATAGAACCCATGCAGGTCATTGACAGGCCGAGGTCACCTAGCAACGTATCGTTTCCATAGTTTCCATGTCGACCGGACAGCCTGCAGATGGAACTGCTGCCGCCTTTAATTCACGTTTAGAGAAGTTCGCAGTTACTGCAGTAAAGTTAGTCACATACACACGGAGTAATCTGTAGTAAATACGGGGTCACCTGGGCGTGGCTCGTTCAGCAGCTTGCAACCCTGCAACATTCTGTTCAGTGCATTCAGACTGACTGTTCATGTTTGCTTTAAATGAtaagaataatgaataataatgaaaatattaattatcAAATTATGAAACAGCATGAGTGCATATTTCTGTCtacatgaatatatttattagaGAAGATAGATAGATGATTCAGGTCAGCTTGTAGCTATTTTCCATTgatgcttcaaataaagaaaacctaCTTAACACATCTATCTACGCAGTTCATTGCTTATGTAGAATTAATGGGAATTAAAGGAGTTGCACAACATCTGATCTTCTATGTTCTTAGTCATGTTGTGTGGGTCAGATgccaattctgtgttttatggctatttcactgcatatcataccgtgtatgactgtacgtgacaaataacatttgaactTGAATTCTGTACAAAGACAAAGAAATAATCAGGCACATTAATTAACACATAGATAAATATGATGAATTTTCCAGAGATGTGACACCTCCCTCAGACCAGatgactcttctccgtcttggccccctcggtggtggaatgaacttccagctcagtcactgagtattttcaaacgacagctcaagaccttcctctttagagaatatttagatgaacttggaaccttcttcttgtctgacttctgtatagaaactagaacagagtgaataaaaaggttgtattcatagttgggggtcctagtgaaccagaactgatcacttcatccatggtgacatggaagcacgttgtaagtcgctctggatcagggagTCTGCCAGATGGTCCAGAGTCATCTGTAAGGTGGAGAAAACAGCATCAGTGGAAAATTCAGAGCAGTTGGCTTTATTTGGACCAGATTCTGTGACAGTAGGTGCTAAACAGGATTATTATAGACTATTTACAGTCCCAGGTTCAGTCCAGTTGGACCATCTGAGGGTTCTGTGGGATCTGAAGTTTTACTGCTACTGTGACTACTCAGCATCTCGGTTTCAGAACATTTCAGATCAGTTTTCTTTTGAATTTAGGAATTCGCGTCACCTTTTCATTACAGGAGTCCGGAGACCTGCTGGTAGTGTTGGTCGTTCTGGttgctgtagttttttttgttgatccACACTGTCAGAGTCTTGTACTGGGCCTTTGTCATGGCACCCTTGGGGTTCAGCAGGTTGAACCACGTCTGCACCATGTCTTTCGAATGCTGCATAAAACTCTTCTCAAAAACGGCAAGCCTGGTTTTACTCTTGGTGCTGTTCTGGAAGTTTTTGAACTGTTTGTTGGTGTTGATCTTACATCTGACCATTGCGCCAATGATGGTCAGTTTGAAGGCCCCCACAACGTTATCGTTGCTTATGGCGGTAGCCAAGCAGGTTCTGAAGGCTTTCGACTTGGTGCTGGGAAACTCGCGGTGAGTTTCTTGTGGAACGTAGACGGTTGGAAGTTGGCGGCCGTGGTTCTTCTGCACGCCGGGAACCAGGTTGTTATCCAGAGGAGAGGACTTCGTGGCCACTTCAAGCATGGCTGTAGCTAGTTTGCTGTTTTGGTTCATGTTTTTAGCTTGCATTATACTCTTGACCGGTGGCTGGTGATCAGCATTGATGAATCTCCCAATTCCAGGATTCTTGTTTGCATACGTTTTCCAGTCCTTGTAGTATTCTACTTTTCCAACCTCTTTCTGAAGGTTCTTTTTGGTGTCTTTCCATTTGACCCTTGCTGCTCCCTCGGCGATGTACCAGTCACCTCCCCTGATCCCTTCGGTCCACTCTTTTCGCTTGATGAAAGGCTCCCAAAGACCCGGCTCTCTGAGGAGGGCGTCGGCCTCCAGAGACCGGAGGCGCGCTGCTTCCAGAGCAACCTCCATTTCTTCTGCCTCTGGTCTCATGCCTCGCGCTAAAGCATGGAACAGGCAGCTCTTGCTCTCACTGGTCAGGCTCACCGCCTGGTTGTTGATGAGTACGTCGTAATGGCCGTCCGGGTACTGGACGCTCTTCGGCCTGTAGATCAGTGCCACGGTTTGATGTGGAGGTTTGGAACTTGGGCTCAGCTCCTGCATCTTGACAAGCTGGCCACCATGGTCCTCTGTCAGGATCACGACCTTGGTGCCCGTGGTTTCTGCGAGGACTCTGATGTCGAGAATGGTGCCTGGAGTTGCGGGGTTCCTGATCTTTTCAGCGTGTGACTGTGAGTGTTTACCCGACTCTCCTGCAACTTCTTCTCCTGGCATGAACGTGATGTACCTGTTATTTTGTCCAGCTCGGAGTTTCTCCTCCGTTCTGTCGCTCTTCAGTCCCGTTTTTACGTAATGGCCAATGATGCCATTAATTCGGCCCTGGATATGAGAAGAAACGTGACTGGAGAATTTCTGGTGGAAAACTTCTACAAAAGCTTCAGCTAACAAAGCACTGATGGTGTCTGCTAAATTCCGCTTGAATTCTTTCAGCATCTCAGTTTCGGAAGTGGACAGCTCATTCTGTTTTACTTTCTCAGAAAGCGAACGGTCCCTCATAAATGTGTCCATCTGTCCCTGGAGGTTTGAGAAAAACCTGTCTGACATGCTGAGCACCGTCGCTGTGGCATCTGCTGCCAGTGCTCCAATGTGCAGGGTTTGGATGGCTGTCAGAATCCCACGAACGTTCCCTCTGGCCTCTGATTTAACTCTGTTTAACACcgaggagatggaggagttCAGCTTTTGCTGCCATTGGAGGTCAGCGTAGAATGGCTGCAACGCCATGTTGCTTAAGTTTCTGAAAATGTCCAGAagtttctccttcttcttcttgtccttcAGGAGATCAGACAGCTGACTACTACCATCTAGGTGAGAGAGGATAATAGAGTCTACCAGCGCAGCCAAGTGTTCTTCTTCCATGTTCGATTTCACAGCGTCACCAATTCCCTTCTCCACCTCGTCTGTAATGGCCTTTAGTATGACTTTCATTAATTCCTCTTCTGCCTTCCCAAATCCATAGCCAACCATTTCTTCCACCATTCGTTTTGCCGTGTGTTTCACTGCATTCTTCATGTTTGTCTTTGAAACCACACTCAGGCCGTCCTTGGCCTGTCTGGAGAGGAACTTTGGCATCGACTTCAGTTCCTTACCAAATCCCTTCATTAGCACTTTGGCAGCTTTGAAGCCCTTCGCAACAAGCTTTCCGACTCCAAACCCAATGAGAGATATTCCAATAGAAATGGCTTTTTCTACCGCCCACGACTTCCAACTGAATTCTCCTGTCACCATAGACTCCACTCCGTAGATGCAATCCGATATGCCTTCAGTCACCAGCCCCATGCCAACTTGAGCCAAGGTTCCAAACGTGAATGCGGTGAGCAGAGCCCCCGCAACGATCTGCAGAATCCCCAGACAGAACACCAGCAGAGCTTCCCATGGGAAACGAGGTTCCTCTTCCACAGAAAAGACATATTTCAAACCCTGGCTGTAAAGATTGTAGGCCTGCACTTGGAGGTCTTCTTCAGCGCCCGACACCAGGGAGAACATGGGTAACTTGTTGGCTTTTGCGtccctcttcctttctttaaTCTCCTCCAGCTTTTGGATGGCCTCGCTAATGTTCTTGTCAAAGTAACTCAACATGTTGCACTTGGCTGTTAACTGTTTCTCGAGGCTCGTTGGGTCACCGCCGCCTGAGTCAGGACAGGACATCTTCACAAGCTGCAGGCAGACCAGGCACTCCTCTGTGAGGAACGTCAGAGACTCCTGTGCTTTCCTGAGATCATCTCTGGCCCTGGTGAGGTAGTCTCGTCTCTGCTGCATTATAGTGCAGTAGGCGTGACTGTAAAAAGCTATGGCGGCCCAGCACTCATCTTGCTCCATGGCTTTTTCAAAGAGTTTGCTACTGGTGTCCCATTGATGTTCATCCAGTGCAATATTCCCAAACTTGATGTAATGGTAGATGCTAGAACATGGTGAGGTCAGACTTTGAGACTGAATTTTTGCCAAAGATAAATCGGCTTTCAAGCTTTTTTGCAATTCATCTCTTTTCAACTTGTCGATTTCATCTGATTTAGTTTGCAACCAAATTCCCCAGAACTCGTTCATGACGGCAACCACAGCTCTTTTTTCATCTCCATCGGTGTTCCTGTGGATGTCCTGAAGGGTTTCGCAGTACTCTGAAAACAGGTCCTCCCGCAGCCTCATCTCCGCAACATCGCTCGTCATGTCATGGATCTTCTCCGCTGCAAGCATGTCCCTCGTTTCCTTTGCTTCCTCCAGAGAAGACACTCTCCTAAAGGTCTCCTGCAGGTGACCAGTGGTCACGATTACCTGAGCAGATCCTGGTTTACCTTTTCGTGCCGTTCTTCCGAATGCCTGGAGTTCCACTCTCCTGTTCTCGGAAAGGAAGGAGAGGATCACAAACAGTCCTCCATTGTTGTTCACCTCTTTGGAGACTTTTATGTCTGTGCCACGTCCTGCAAGGTTGGTGGCAACGATGACGTCACCAGGAAGCAGTTCCTTCTCAATTTTGCTCAGACTGTCTTTGTCACTCCGGCAGTACAGAATAACTTCACCTGGAACAACGTTTTTGAGCTCTTCATGAATCTCTTTGGCCACGTTGATGGTTTCACAGATCACCAAGGCTGCTCGTCCGCGTCTGTATGAATTCGGGGTTATTTGACTCATGACCACCTGCTTTATTTCACACTTCCACTCTTCAGCTGAGCTCCTCAGAGCTCCTTTGACCTCGAATAATTTATTGCGGTTGAAAGTGGGCATTTTGCAGGCGGAGAGATTTGAATACAGGTCCTCCAGAAACAGCATGTCTGCTTCAGTCCCGAGAGTCCCTGTCGTTCCGTATATCTTCCCATGGTACTTCTCGAAGAAAGCGATGTTGGAGATGTAGTTGGTCACTGTTGAAACTGTGCTCAGCTTGACTTGGTGTTTAATCTCGATGAACTGCTGCAGACCGTCACCCCATTTCTTATTCAGCTCTACGATACCAGTGGACCTGAAGTCCACGGGACAGACGCTGTCGTTCTCCACGACGTACTCCCGTCCTTGCTTCAGACGCTTGGCGAGAAAGGCGTTCTGGACCCACGCTGGCAGCTTCGCATCGATCAGGTTCCTCAGGAACCCCGGCGTGCTGATGCAGTCCTTGGGGTCTGCACAAGGTGTGTACTGAATCTTCTCGGAGATTAAAGTTGCAATGGGCTCGATGAGAGTTTCTTCTGACTCATAGAGCGCACAGCACAAGCCGTCCTCCAGGACCAGAAACGTCAGCTCTGGAATGTCCCAGTTGTTGTACGGACTGGCCTTTCTAAGACAGAGCAGTCCATCGTCGTCCAAAGTGTAGACAGTAAAACCATACGGCACATAGTCCTCAAGTTCTTGGAAAAAACTGACCACTGCATCCTGACTCACTGTCTTCAGTTTCCTGAAGAGGTCCTCTTTTTCGCTTTTGTACATGTCCTCTGCAAATCCTTCTGGCACGACCTGCGATTCTTCTGCAATACGTAAAATGTCCATGGGGTCGTTAATTTCACATCCTTCTGTGTCGATGGAGTCAAATATGGCCTTGAAGAACGAAGCGGGGGGGGCCTGTAGGAACGTCTCTTGTCCTGTCGTCAAAAAGCCGTACTGGCTGACATGGCCCCAGATCATGGCCAGGAGAACGTTCAGATGCTGCATGCAGGCCATGGGGCTGGACAGGTAGGTCAGCTGCACGCCCTGATCCAGGAGCAGCGAGTCCACTTCATCAATGACGATGCACTGATAGGCGCGATCGGGCCTCACGTCCATCATCTCAAAAATCTGCCGAATGTGATCCGCGGCGAAAGCTTCAGTGGTTCCGTAGACCACGTCCTTCTGGTAGCATTCCTTCCTGTGCTTGTCAtcgtttttatttgtgtttgtgtcaacTGTGACGCCAAAGTATGAGTAGAAGTTGGCCCATTCTTCTGCATCTCTCTGACAcaacacagcagagctggagaccACATCTACCTTCTCGCCACGAAGTGCGCGCAGCGCAGCAAACATGGCGATGACACAAGACTTGCCCTCTCCGGTGCCCATCTCCAAGAGCTTCCCGGTGTCAGACAAGGCCAGGAGGCACCAGCCTATCATCTGAGTGGCCCTGGGCCACCACTTCCCTGCAGCCATGCGCAGGTGGACAGCGTTGCACAAGACCGCCAGGATctcctgaaggtcctcctcgtCCACGCTGTGACTCAGGTTCTTCGCTTGCTGCACATCTCTGTGGGCTTCCATTTCACCAGATTCAATCAAGTTTTGCACACCTTTTACTATAAAGTACGATTTCTCCAGCGTTCCTTCATCAATGGTTTTCATTTGCCGCAATTCATCAAACAGGCAGTCAATGctcttctccttctcaactcTGAAACTCTTCTCTAAATGCTGGATCAGGTTCTTTATTTCAGAAGAGCACAGAAGCTGAGGGACAGAACGGTTCTTCTCATCGGTCCACTCAGAAGACACCTGATATGTTTCCATGAGATGCAGAATCTTCATGATGGTGGCCTCATCCTGATAGTGGTCTGTTAATGCTGCCAGAAGAT contains:
- the LOC114785586 gene encoding uncharacterized protein LOC114785586 yields the protein MELSEELSLQCISNKVQSFVGSISQMASNAYEGLLLTQALYLNVRHLVSGQDSCDALLIAKRWAEEDLSTEDLFLVEFLGTLTSSLQNVVERASLFILNMEIKCLELLLFTLTHLKDKESHSEPAKMLLRLVEKNEWTPPETVALLKALSEKYTEDGPVSDILMLVNVYDLSPEWTDDSGRSIIQALDFVGPEKFHLEFQTILRKQDENNLDSALTDLKSCSDVDDSAVGLIKIVISSVLRYSEDAPKVQPFMKYSCKRSDLSADDVQNCLSRLCKAVFDTKGWWPTVQHMLRWCVLVLTESGGPPELVGVEEEPCVTAMFAAAQVCMGNKLDIVLSSDIQSREHVNEWSDFYRFLGMSLNTNVNQEHVSPWDLYEADVVCGTMDFFISDYFHHGLEVMETGRSRHARGFIIGEIHNLEPSRLEENNTLVFAAETLKNLIGCFHSGDMEARNGVIKAIFQVLHMNLNKCTDSDAKIVTILQTCGGEALPPVQVYILNLLEGVLKLLRGEPEGTLCLESLFACAGRAVKREATTELFQKASSIVAQRLWSPVEVLNLLAALTDHYQDEATIMKILHLMETYQVSSEWTDEKNRSVPQLLCSSEIKNLIQHLEKSFRVEKEKSIDCLFDELRQMKTIDEGTLEKSYFIVKGVQNLIESGEMEAHRDVQQAKNLSHSVDEEDLQEILAVLCNAVHLRMAAGKWWPRATQMIGWCLLALSDTGKLLEMGTGEGKSCVIAMFAALRALRGEKVDVVSSSAVLCQRDAEEWANFYSYFGVTVDTNTNKNDDKHRKECYQKDVVYGTTEAFAADHIRQIFEMMDVRPDRAYQCIVIDEVDSLLLDQGVQLTYLSSPMACMQHLNVLLAMIWGHVSQYGFLTTGQETFLQAPPASFFKAIFDSIDTEGCEINDPMDILRIAEESQVVPEGFAEDMYKSEKEDLFRKLKTVSQDAVVSFFQELEDYVPYGFTVYTLDDDGLLCLRKASPYNNWDIPELTFLVLEDGLCCALYESEETLIEPIATLISEKIQYTPCADPKDCISTPGFLRNLIDAKLPAWVQNAFLAKRLKQGREYVVENDSVCPVDFRSTGIVELNKKWGDGLQQFIEIKHQVKLSTVSTVTNYISNIAFFEKYHGKIYGTTGTLGTEADMLFLEDLYSNLSACKMPTFNRNKLFEVKGALRSSAEEWKCEIKQVVMSQITPNSYRRGRAALVICETINVAKEIHEELKNVVPGEVILYCRSDKDSLSKIEKELLPGDVIVATNLAGRGTDIKVSKEVNNNGGLFVILSFLSENRRVELQAFGRTARKGKPGSAQVIVTTGHLQETFRRVSSLEEAKETRDMLAAEKIHDMTSDVAEMRLREDLFSEYCETLQDIHRNTDGDEKRAVVAVMNEFWGIWLQTKSDEIDKLKRDELQKSLKADLSLAKIQSQSLTSPCSSIYHYIKFGNIALDEHQWDTSSKLFEKAMEQDECWAAIAFYSHAYCTIMQQRRDYLTRARDDLRKAQESLTFLTEECLVCLQLVKMSCPDSGGGDPTSLEKQLTAKCNMLSYFDKNISEAIQKLEEIKERKRDAKANKLPMFSLVSGAEEDLQVQAYNLYSQGLKYVFSVEEEPRFPWEALLVFCLGILQIVAGALLTAFTFGTLAQVGMGLVTEGISDCIYGVESMVTGEFSWKSWAVEKAISIGISLIGFGVGKLVAKGFKAAKVLMKGFGKELKSMPKFLSRQAKDGLSVVSKTNMKNAVKHTAKRMVEEMVGYGFGKAEEELMKVILKAITDEVEKGIGDAVKSNMEEEHLAALVDSIILSHLDGSSQLSDLLKDKKKKEKLLDIFRNLSNMALQPFYADLQWQQKLNSSISSVLNRVKSEARGNVRGILTAIQTLHIGALAADATATVLSMSDRFFSNLQGQMDTFMRDRSLSEKVKQNELSTSETEMLKEFKRNLADTISALLAEAFVEVFHQKFSSHVSSHIQGRINGIIGHYVKTGLKSDRTEEKLRAGQNNRYITFMPGEEVAGESGKHSQSHAEKIRNPATPGTILDIRVLAETTGTKVVILTEDHGGQLVKMQELSPSSKPPHQTVALIYRPKSVQYPDGHYDVLINNQAVSLTSESKSCLFHALARGMRPEAEEMEVALEAARLRSLEADALLREPGLWEPFIKRKEWTEGIRGGDWYIAEGAARVKWKDTKKNLQKEVGKVEYYKDWKTYANKNPGIGRFINADHQPPVKSIMQAKNMNQNSKLATAMLEVATKSSPLDNNLVPGVQKNHGRQLPTVYVPQETHREFPSTKSKAFRTCLATAISNDNVVGAFKLTIIGAMVRCKINTNKQFKNFQNSTKSKTRLAVFEKSFMQHSKDMVQTWFNLLNPKGAMTKAQYKTLTVWINKKNYSNQNDQHYQQVSGLL